The following are encoded in a window of Arthrobacter sp. OAP107 genomic DNA:
- the rsmA gene encoding 16S rRNA (adenine(1518)-N(6)/adenine(1519)-N(6))-dimethyltransferase RsmA, which translates to MTDPTPSASGTAPAPLFGASDIRRLAGEIGVRPTKTLGQNFVIDGNTIRRIVAAAGIGADETVLEIGPGLGSLTLGLLDAAKAVVAVEIDPVLAAKLPETIRQWRPDSTGDFHLVLADAMKVTELPAEPAALVANLPYNVAVPVVLHLLQHFPSIRHGLVMVQDEVADRLAAEPGSKIYGVPSVKAAWYSSMRKAGVIGMNVFWPAPKIQSGLVAFTRREPPATTASRKEVFAVIDAAFAQRRKTLRAALAGWAGSAAEAERCLVAAGVDPTARGEVIDIAAFARIAEARNASEA; encoded by the coding sequence GTGACTGACCCGACCCCCTCCGCCTCCGGCACCGCGCCCGCGCCACTGTTCGGTGCCTCCGATATCCGCAGGCTGGCCGGGGAGATCGGCGTCCGCCCCACCAAGACGCTTGGCCAGAATTTCGTCATCGACGGCAACACCATCCGCAGGATCGTGGCCGCCGCCGGCATCGGCGCGGACGAGACGGTCCTCGAAATCGGGCCCGGGCTGGGGTCACTGACGCTGGGGCTCCTCGACGCCGCCAAGGCGGTGGTCGCCGTCGAAATTGACCCCGTCCTGGCTGCGAAGCTGCCGGAGACCATCCGGCAATGGCGGCCCGACTCCACCGGCGACTTCCACCTGGTCCTCGCCGACGCCATGAAGGTGACTGAACTGCCGGCCGAGCCCGCAGCGCTCGTCGCCAACCTGCCCTACAACGTCGCGGTGCCCGTGGTGCTCCACCTGCTGCAGCACTTCCCGTCCATCCGGCACGGCCTCGTGATGGTCCAGGACGAAGTGGCCGACCGGCTCGCCGCCGAACCCGGATCCAAGATCTACGGGGTGCCTTCGGTCAAGGCCGCGTGGTACAGCAGCATGCGCAAGGCCGGCGTCATCGGCATGAATGTGTTCTGGCCGGCCCCCAAGATCCAGTCCGGCCTCGTGGCCTTCACCCGCCGCGAGCCGCCGGCCACCACCGCCAGCCGCAAGGAGGTCTTCGCCGTTATTGATGCGGCGTTCGCGCAGCGCCGCAAGACGCTCCGCGCAGCCCTGGCCGGGTGGGCCGGCAGCGCCGCCGAAGCGGAACGCTGCCTGGTGGCGGCCGGGGTTGACCCCACG